One region of Colius striatus isolate bColStr4 chromosome 4, bColStr4.1.hap1, whole genome shotgun sequence genomic DNA includes:
- the KLHL38 gene encoding kelch-like protein 38, with the protein MEEGSTEEFLFKDQDFSSELLRQLNALRQSRMLTDVTLCSGGLEIPCHRNVLASSSPYFKAMFCSNFRESHQAQVILKGINAEILDQIILYVYTGEIFISAENVLGLLETASMLQYAKLFEACSSYLQDKMTPDNCLSMIRLAKVLNCQNLNKKAKAMALKCFPEVASSEDLKDLCPLELIDYLGDDELCGEEEQVFETLMVWIRHDLQARQGYIQELFKKVRLQYVHPTFLFHFIANDSLVQSSPTCRSILESARRHMFSLYSTNAPDIKPMLHVPRRYSNQEFLVIVGGRKDSQQTTRDVLLYDDKTNQWLSLAKLPMRLYKASAVSLHSNIYVLGGMPVSSKKSPVSDNIYIYSLKLNQWRLVEHMLVPRYSHRSLAYKNYILSFGGIGENQEILNSVERYDSVYNTCESMANMPVAVLHPAVAAKDQRVYLFGGEDIMQNPVRLIQVYHVSRNTWFRMETRVVKNVCAPAVGIGDQIIIVGGYTRRIIAYDTKGNKFVKCADMKDRRMHHGATIIRNKLYVTGGRCLTADNVIEDLDSLDCYDPETDTWTHKGKLPHKLFDHGCLTLQCVPCSNLR; encoded by the exons ATGGAGGAGGGATCCACTGAGGAGTTTCTCTTCAAAGACCAAGACTTCTCCTCTGAACTGCTAAGGCAGCTGAATGCTCTGCGGCAGAGCAGGATGCTCACTGATGTTACCCTCTGCTCCGGGGGCTTGGAAATCCCCTGCCACCGAAACGTGCTGGCTTCCAGCAGCCCATACTTCAAGGCGATGTTCTGTAGCAACTTCAGGGAGAGCCACCAGGCTCAAGTCATCCTGAAGGGCATCAACGCTGAGATTTTGGATCAGATTATCCTTTACGTTTACACTGGGGAGATTTTTATATCTGCTGAGAACGTCCTGGGCCTGTTGGAGACGGCCTCCATGCTGCAGTACGCTAAGCTGTTTGAGGCCTGCTCTTCCTACCTTCAAGACAAGATGACTCCCGACAACTGTCTGAGCATGATCAGACTAGCAAAAGTCTTGAACTGCCAAAACCTGAATAAGAAAGCCAAAGCTATGGCTTTGAAATGCTTTCCTGAGGTGGCCTCTTCTGAGGACCTGAAAGACCTTTGTCCCTTAGAGCTCATCGATTACCTTGGGGACGACGAGCTCTGTGGAGAGGAGGAGCAGGTCTTTGAGACACTGATGGTCTGGATTCGGCATGACCTCCAGGCAAGACAAGGCTACATCCAGGAGTTGTTCAAGAAGGTCCGGCTTCAGTATGTCCATCCAACTTTCCTCTTCCACTTCATTGCCAATGACTCCCTCGTTCAATCCTCACCCACTTGCAGAAGCATCCTTGAGTCAGCCCGGAGACATATGTTTTCCTTGTACAGCACCAACGCGCCTGACATCAAGCCCATGCTGCATGTTCCTCGCAGGTACTCCAACCAAGAGTTCCTCGTCATCGTTGGTGGCCGGAAGGACAGCCAGCAGACAACAAGGGATGTGCTGCTCTATGATGACAAGACAAACCAATGGCTAAGCCTGGCCAAACTTCCCATGCGCCTGTACAAAGCCTCGGCAGTGAGCTTACACAGCAACATTTATGTGCTCGGAGGGATGCCTGTTAGCAGCAAGAAAAGTCCAGTCAGTGATAATATTTACATTTACTCCCTCAAACTCAATCAGTGGAGGCTGGTTGAGCACATGTTAGTTCCACGTTACTCCCACAGAAGCTTGGcatataaaaattatattttgtcttttggTGGAATTGGTGAAAACCAGGAAATCCTGAATTCGGTGGAGAGGTACGATAGCGTCTACAACACCTGTGAGAGCATGGCAAACATGCCTGTTGCTGTCCTTCACCCTGCTGTAGCTGCCAAAGATCAAAGGGTCTACCTCTTCGGGGGAGAGGACATTATGCAAAACCCTGTCCGTCTGATCCAG GTTTACCATGTCTCCAGGAACACGTGGTTTCGAATGGAGACCAGAGTGGTGAAGAATGTCTGTGCACCAGCTGTCGGGATTGGAGACCAGATTATCATCGTAGGTG GGTACACGCGGAGAATAATTGCTTATGATACAAAAGGCAACAAGTTTGTTAAATGTGCAGACATGAAGGACAGACGAATGCATCACGGGGCCACCATCATCAGGAACAAACTGTATGTCACGGGAGGACGATGTCTCACTGCAGACAACGTCATCGAGGACTTGGATTCCTTAGACTGTTATGATCCAGAGACTGACACATGGacacataagggaaaactgCCACACAAACTCTTTGACCATGGGTGCCTCACACTCCAGTGCGTCCCCTGTTCTAACCTTCGCTAA